From a single Dendropsophus ebraccatus isolate aDenEbr1 chromosome 8, aDenEbr1.pat, whole genome shotgun sequence genomic region:
- the GNB3 gene encoding guanine nucleotide-binding protein G(I)/G(S)/G(T) subunit beta-3 isoform X1 produces the protein MISVRAVKMGELEELRQEAEALKKQIADARKQCADTTLEQVTSGMEVVGRIQLRTRRTLRGHLAKIYAMHWSTDSRLLVSASQDGKLIVWDTYTTNKVHAIPLRSSWVMTCAYAPSGNFVACGGLDNMCSIYNLKTREGNVRVSRELAAHTGYLSCCRFLDDNQIVTSSGDTTCALWDIETGQQKTVFMGHTGDCMSLAVSPDFNLFISGACDATAKLWDVRQGECRQTFTGHESDINAICFFPSGQAICTGSDDATCRLFDLRADQELSVYSQDSIICGITSVAFSRSGRLLLAGYDDFNCNIWDSLKCERVGVLSGHDNRVSCLGVTSDGMAVATGSWDSFLKIWN, from the exons AGCTGTCAAGATGGGGGAGCTTGAGGAGCTACGTCAAGAAGCAGAAGCTCTGAAGAAGCAGATTGCG GATGCCAGAAAACAATGTGCAGACACAACCCTGGAACAG GTCACATCTGGGATGGAGGTGGTCGGTCGTATACAGTTGCGCACTAGAAGAACATTGCGCGGACACTTGGCTAAAATCTATGCAATGCATTGGTCAACTGACTCAAG GCTCCTGGTCAGCGCCTCCCAAGATGGAAAGCTTATCGTATGGGACACATATACAACAAACAAG GTTCATGCTATCCCTCTGAGATCTTCCTGGGTGATGACCTGCGCCTATGCACCCTCTGGTAACTTTGTTGCATGCGGTGGTCTGGACAATATGTGCTCCATCTACAATTTGAAGACACGCGAGGGAAATGTCAGGGTCAGCAGGGAGCTGGCGGCTCACACAG GTTATCTTTCCTGCTGTAGATTCCTGGATGATAACCAGATTGTAACCAGCTCAGGAGACACCACCTG TGCTTTGTGGGACATTGAGACTGGTCAGCAGAAGACGGTGTTCATGGGCCACACAGGAGACTGCATGAGTCTGGCCGTGTCTCCCGACTTCAACCTCTTCATTTCTGGAGCTTGCGACGCAACCGCCAAGCTGTGGGACGTGCGACAAGGCGAATGCAGACAGACGTTCACTGGACACGAGTCAGACATCAACGCCATCTGT TTCTTCCCCAGTGGTCAGGCTATCTGCACGGGTTCAGATGACGCCACATGTCGCTTATTCGACCTGCGTGCTGACCAGGAGCTCAGCGTCTATTCTCAGGACAGCATCATCTGCGGCATCACCTCCGTGGCGTTCTCCCGCAGCGGCCGCCTCCTCCTGGCCGGTTACGATGACTTCAACTGCAACATATGGGATTCACTAAAGTGTGAAAGAGTTG GTGTGCTCTCAGGTCACGACAACCGTGTCAGCTGCCTCGGTGTCACCTCAGATGGGATGGCGGTGGCCACAGGCTCGTGGGATAGTTTCCTCAAGATCTGGAACTAA
- the CDCA3 gene encoding cell division cycle-associated protein 3: MLQFGSWLSRCCDRCTRYREAARLVIRVCDLYKMGIADSRAQQQVTPSRPLRNRHLANVIDPRSPSVGIPRTPIEVGESPRRSPAIAPEDEVTEPAIISDPRSPTQGITRTPLRPTLHASLNLLAKQLSEVFVSEDSGIEGSPEANKEDPAEAPEDKMVNEASPPPAEEEAKVPEAAEEAAISPTVAPAEPTPPIGNLQKPRGKSPHAAGTKNNVRQRPKKSLVSNANGRSPLKILQEDNSPSTAVQNRQVKKIPFQSEQPSIRSLKISHCSWELSHNKENAQYTQSES; this comes from the exons GCTTAGCAGATGTTGTGATCGCTGCACACGGTACCGGGAGGCTGCACG ATTAGTGATTCGGGTTTGTGACCTTTACAAGATGGGAATAGCCGATtccagagcgcagcagcaggtgACCCCGTCCCGTCCACTGCGTAACCGCCACCTGGCAAATGTGATTGACCCCCGCTCCCCCTCGGTGGGGATCCCCAGGACGCCTATTGAG GTCGGGGAGTCTCCGCGCCGCTCTCCTGCGATAGCACCAGAGGATGAAGTGACTGAGCCCGCCATCATAAGTGATCCCCGCTCCCCCACACAAGGGATCACGCGCACCCCGCTGCGTCCTACTCTACATG CCTCCTTGAATCTTCTGGCTAAGCAGCTCAGCGAGGTCTTTGTCTCAGAGGATTCTGGGATTGAGGGCAGTCCGGAAGCCAATAAAGAAGATCCAGCTGAGGCTCCAGAAGACAAAATGGTGAATGAAGCTTCTCCTCCGCCTGCTGAGGAAGAAGCGAAGGTGCCGGAGGCCGCAGAAGAAGCGGCCATCTCTCCTACTGTAGCTCCGGCTGAGCCGACTCCACCCATCGGGAACCTACAGAAACCACGGGGCAAATCTCCTCATGCAGCAG GTACAAAGAACAACGTTCGCCAGCGACCCAAGAAATCATTGGTCTCCAATGCTAATGGCCGGTCGCCATTGAAAATCCTGCAGGAGGACAACTCGCCCAGCACAGCCGTGCAAAACAGACAG GTGAAAAAGATCCCCTTCCAGTCTGAACAGCCTTCTATCAGGAGCCTGAAGATCTCTCACTGCAGTTGGGAGCTGTCCCATAATAAGGAGAACGCACAGTACACGCAGAGCGAGagctaa
- the GNB3 gene encoding guanine nucleotide-binding protein G(I)/G(S)/G(T) subunit beta-3 isoform X2 gives MGELEELRQEAEALKKQIADARKQCADTTLEQVTSGMEVVGRIQLRTRRTLRGHLAKIYAMHWSTDSRLLVSASQDGKLIVWDTYTTNKVHAIPLRSSWVMTCAYAPSGNFVACGGLDNMCSIYNLKTREGNVRVSRELAAHTGYLSCCRFLDDNQIVTSSGDTTCALWDIETGQQKTVFMGHTGDCMSLAVSPDFNLFISGACDATAKLWDVRQGECRQTFTGHESDINAICFFPSGQAICTGSDDATCRLFDLRADQELSVYSQDSIICGITSVAFSRSGRLLLAGYDDFNCNIWDSLKCERVGVLSGHDNRVSCLGVTSDGMAVATGSWDSFLKIWN, from the exons ATGGGGGAGCTTGAGGAGCTACGTCAAGAAGCAGAAGCTCTGAAGAAGCAGATTGCG GATGCCAGAAAACAATGTGCAGACACAACCCTGGAACAG GTCACATCTGGGATGGAGGTGGTCGGTCGTATACAGTTGCGCACTAGAAGAACATTGCGCGGACACTTGGCTAAAATCTATGCAATGCATTGGTCAACTGACTCAAG GCTCCTGGTCAGCGCCTCCCAAGATGGAAAGCTTATCGTATGGGACACATATACAACAAACAAG GTTCATGCTATCCCTCTGAGATCTTCCTGGGTGATGACCTGCGCCTATGCACCCTCTGGTAACTTTGTTGCATGCGGTGGTCTGGACAATATGTGCTCCATCTACAATTTGAAGACACGCGAGGGAAATGTCAGGGTCAGCAGGGAGCTGGCGGCTCACACAG GTTATCTTTCCTGCTGTAGATTCCTGGATGATAACCAGATTGTAACCAGCTCAGGAGACACCACCTG TGCTTTGTGGGACATTGAGACTGGTCAGCAGAAGACGGTGTTCATGGGCCACACAGGAGACTGCATGAGTCTGGCCGTGTCTCCCGACTTCAACCTCTTCATTTCTGGAGCTTGCGACGCAACCGCCAAGCTGTGGGACGTGCGACAAGGCGAATGCAGACAGACGTTCACTGGACACGAGTCAGACATCAACGCCATCTGT TTCTTCCCCAGTGGTCAGGCTATCTGCACGGGTTCAGATGACGCCACATGTCGCTTATTCGACCTGCGTGCTGACCAGGAGCTCAGCGTCTATTCTCAGGACAGCATCATCTGCGGCATCACCTCCGTGGCGTTCTCCCGCAGCGGCCGCCTCCTCCTGGCCGGTTACGATGACTTCAACTGCAACATATGGGATTCACTAAAGTGTGAAAGAGTTG GTGTGCTCTCAGGTCACGACAACCGTGTCAGCTGCCTCGGTGTCACCTCAGATGGGATGGCGGTGGCCACAGGCTCGTGGGATAGTTTCCTCAAGATCTGGAACTAA